In the genome of Streptomyces sp. SAI-127, the window AGGGCGAGCCGGCTTTCCGGGCGATCGAGAAGGCCGCCGTGCGGCGGGCGCTCGCCGAGCACGACGGTGTCCTCGCGCTGGGCGGCGGCTCGATCCTGGACGCCGACACGCGCGCGCTGCTGGCCGGGCAGCAAGTGGTGTATCTCTCGATGGACGTCGAGGAGGCGGTCAAGCGCACCGGCCTGAACGCCGCGCGTCCGCTGCTCGCGGTCAACCCGCGCAAGCAGTGGCGCGAGCTGATGGAGGCGCGCCGTCACCTGTACGAGTCGATCGCCACGGCGGTCGTGGCCACCGACGGCCGCAGCCCCGAAGAAGTCACCCAAAACGCGCTGGACGCACTGGAGTTGAAGGAAGCATGAGCGAGGCAGTGACGCGCATCCAGGTCGGCGGCACCGCGGGCAGCGAGCCGTACGAGGTCCTGGTGGGACGTCAACTCCTGGGTGAACTCGGCGCGTTGATCGGGGAGAAGGCGCAGCGGGTCGCGATCGTCCACCCCGAGGCGCTCGCCGACACCGGTGACGCGCTGCGCGCCGACCTCGCCGGACAGGGGTTCGAGGCCGTCGCCATCCAGGTCCCGAACGCGGAGGAGGCCAAGACCGCCGAGGTCGCCGCCTACTGCTGGAAGGCGCTCGGACAGTCCGGCTTCACCCGCACCGACGTCGTGGTCGGCGTCGGCGGCGGCGCCACCACCGACCTCGCCGGGTTCGTGGCCGCGACCTGGCTGCGCGGGGTGCGCTGGATCGCCATCCCGACCACCGTGCTCGCCATGGTCGACGCGGCCGTCGGCGGCAAGACCGGCATCAACACCGCCGAGGGCAAGAACCTCGTCGGCGCCTTCCACCCGCCCGCCGGCGTCCTGTGCGACCTGGCCGCGCTGGACTCCCTGCCCGTCAACGACTACGTCTCCGGACTCGCCGAGATCATCAAGGCGGGTTTCATCGCCGACCCGGTGATCCTGGAGCTCATCGAGTCCGACCCGCAGGCCGCGCGCACCCCGGCCGGCCCGCACACCGCCGAGCTCATCCAGCGCTCGATCCGGGTCAAGGCCGAGGTCGTCTCCTCCGACCTCAAGGAGTCGGGCCTCCGGGAGATCCTCAACTACGGCCACACGCTCGCCCACGCCATCGAGAAGAACGAGCGGTACAAGTGGCGGCACGGCGCCGCGGTCGCCGTAGGCATGCACTTCGCCGCCGAACTGGGCCGTCTGGCGGGCCGGTTGGACGACGCGACGGCCGACCGCCACCGCACGGTGCTCGAATCGGTCGGCCTGCCGCTGCACTACCGCTACGACCAGTGGCCCAAGTTGCTGGAGACCATGAAGGTCGACAAGAAGTCCCGCGGCAATCTGCTGCGGTTCATCGTCCTCGACGGACTGGGCAAGCCCACGGTCCTGGAGGGCCCCGACCCGGCGGTCCTGCTCGCCGCGTACGGCGAGGTCGGCCAGTAAGTCCCGCGACGGGCGTTCCGCCTGATTCGCCTTGCGACAGGGGCACTTCGGGGCGCCCCCGGCCGTTTCACCAAACGAGGGCCGGGGGCGGTACCGTTCGGTGACGAGCGGGGTATGTACCACCCCGTAACCAGCGCCGATCAGCCTGCCGCGAGTGAGCCGGAGGGGCGCGTCGGAGACGAGAGGACGAGCGAGCACAGGCCTTCGGGCCGAGCACGGTCGGGCTCCCGGCACCGACGCGAGCGCCCCGGAGGCGAGCAAGCCGAAAAGACGAGACGGAGTGGCACCGGATGCAGCACGCAGTGGGTTCTCCGCTGCCGCCGCCCCATCAGCCGGGGCACGGACCCGCCGCCGGCTGGTCG includes:
- a CDS encoding shikimate kinase, with the translated sequence MTGPQVVLVGPMGVGKSTVGQLLAERLGVGYRDTDDDIVAEQGRTIAEIFVDEGEPAFRAIEKAAVRRALAEHDGVLALGGGSILDADTRALLAGQQVVYLSMDVEEAVKRTGLNAARPLLAVNPRKQWRELMEARRHLYESIATAVVATDGRSPEEVTQNALDALELKEA
- the aroB gene encoding 3-dehydroquinate synthase; the protein is MSEAVTRIQVGGTAGSEPYEVLVGRQLLGELGALIGEKAQRVAIVHPEALADTGDALRADLAGQGFEAVAIQVPNAEEAKTAEVAAYCWKALGQSGFTRTDVVVGVGGGATTDLAGFVAATWLRGVRWIAIPTTVLAMVDAAVGGKTGINTAEGKNLVGAFHPPAGVLCDLAALDSLPVNDYVSGLAEIIKAGFIADPVILELIESDPQAARTPAGPHTAELIQRSIRVKAEVVSSDLKESGLREILNYGHTLAHAIEKNERYKWRHGAAVAVGMHFAAELGRLAGRLDDATADRHRTVLESVGLPLHYRYDQWPKLLETMKVDKKSRGNLLRFIVLDGLGKPTVLEGPDPAVLLAAYGEVGQ